One window from the genome of Penaeus monodon isolate SGIC_2016 chromosome 4, NSTDA_Pmon_1, whole genome shotgun sequence encodes:
- the LOC119572332 gene encoding uncharacterized protein LOC119572332 has translation MVWEPSSCCGIGRRTAGYIIASITAIYCIFDSVLTLYYLSNGQFNLFMEDYCKKLTDAEYPTSNCIDIAHRTFNGVISIRLVMEILHIIFSFLLIRGIRTKNPRLMVPYLVMMLIAIVLLTLSAAFIVVVLMLLSVRIGMVLAIIFGGVIFIMTYFNLVVRAYYKEINGPVMNNFKTLKA, from the exons ATGGTATGGGAACCTTCATCGTGTTGTGGGATCGGCAGGAGGACAGCCGGTTACATCATAGCCTCCATTACAGCC ATTTACTGTATATTTGACTCGGTTCTCACCCTTTACTATTTGTCCAACGGGCAATTTAATTTGTTCATGGAAGACTATTGCAAGAAGCTGACAGATGCTGAATACCCAACCTCGAATTGTATTGACATAGCGCACAGAACCT TTAATGGAGTAATATCGATCCGACTGGTGATGGAGATTCTTCATATCATCTTTAGCTTCCTCCTCATCCGTGGCATCAGAACG AAAAATCCACGTCTGATGGTTCCCTAcctggtgatgatgttgattgcTATCGTCTTGTTGACACTGTCTGCTGCATTCATAGTAGTAGTACTCATGCTTTTGAGCGTCAGGATTGGTATGGTACTGGCAATCATCTTCGGAGGAGTTATTTTCATCATGACTTACTTCAACCTCGTGGTTCGAGCCTATTACAAGGAG ATAAATGGACCTGTAATGAATAACTTCAAGACACTGAAAGCTTAA